The following are from one region of the Methanothermobacter sp. genome:
- a CDS encoding PAS domain S-box protein produces the protein MVNRTLTAAEKIQYYRDRRTRLALVASLTALCIVATIYFHIFLRVEVVFTHIFYIPIVLAAIWFDRKSFLVTAFLGTVLIVTNIMASLSGFYEDLMRVSVMFFVNLSTVFLAESIKESEEVIRETEEKYRTIVETARDAIITADESGRVVSWNQGAEKIFGYTADDMKGKHINKIISEQNREAHKFPDTFTSDVSLMMTDVEAIRKDGKRVPVDISVTGWHYLGENFVTAVIRDISERKKAEEALRESEKKFKAVFNGVDDIITIVELRDDGLPGNYIEVNRTAVEKLGYSRDELLSMTPMDLGPTEEELSANMKTLLERKAARFERTYISKDGRRIPVEVNSRLLEIGDKKVVVSVSRDITHRLENERKLRESEEKYRSLFDLSPNFIALINPDDGVILEVNSAVIKNLGISPEELKGKSIYELEFISDEVKNEFRSRLAKIKVFESIEPYETVLHDINGKEYTVMIYSKLINAEGRDCVLVVINDISDLKRTQRMLEKSLEEKELLLKEIHHRVKNNLMIISSLLSLQSRKAKDEETLDLFRESENRARSMALIHERLYRSGDLKNIDMGEYIRTLASEVFRSYSADSRIRLNMDVAELKVDVETAIPVGLIVNELLTNAVKHAFPDGEGTVSVSVKRSNNHVLIEVSDDGVGFPPDLDWESSPSLGLQLVRNLTNQIDGTVEMISDGGTTFRITFTEKGVIDEK, from the coding sequence TTGGTTAATAGAACTCTTACTGCTGCTGAGAAGATACAGTACTACCGCGATAGAAGGACCCGGCTGGCTCTTGTCGCCTCACTCACAGCTCTCTGTATTGTTGCAACTATTTATTTCCACATCTTTCTCAGGGTTGAAGTTGTATTCACACACATATTTTACATACCAATAGTCCTTGCAGCTATCTGGTTTGATAGGAAGTCATTCCTTGTAACAGCCTTCCTTGGTACGGTACTCATTGTAACAAACATTATGGCGTCTCTTTCAGGTTTCTATGAGGACCTTATGAGGGTTTCCGTCATGTTTTTTGTTAACCTCAGTACAGTATTCCTGGCAGAGTCCATAAAGGAATCAGAGGAGGTTATCCGTGAGACCGAGGAGAAGTACAGGACAATAGTTGAGACAGCAAGGGATGCAATAATAACCGCTGACGAGAGTGGAAGGGTGGTTTCATGGAACCAAGGGGCTGAGAAGATCTTTGGATACACTGCAGATGATATGAAGGGAAAACACATCAATAAAATAATCTCAGAGCAAAATCGGGAGGCGCACAAATTTCCTGATACATTTACGAGTGACGTTTCACTGATGATGACAGATGTCGAGGCCATCCGAAAGGATGGAAAAAGAGTCCCGGTGGATATTTCCGTTACAGGATGGCATTACCTGGGGGAAAACTTTGTAACTGCAGTCATAAGGGATATTTCAGAGCGAAAAAAGGCTGAAGAGGCATTGAGAGAGAGTGAAAAGAAATTCAAGGCGGTTTTCAACGGCGTTGATGATATAATAACCATCGTTGAGTTAAGGGATGATGGACTGCCAGGTAACTACATTGAGGTGAACAGGACCGCTGTGGAGAAACTTGGCTACTCAAGGGATGAACTCCTCAGCATGACACCCATGGACCTTGGACCCACAGAGGAGGAGCTCTCAGCGAATATGAAGACACTCCTTGAAAGGAAGGCTGCAAGGTTTGAGAGAACCTACATATCAAAGGACGGCCGCAGGATCCCGGTTGAGGTGAACTCCCGCCTCCTTGAGATTGGAGATAAAAAAGTAGTTGTATCGGTTTCAAGGGACATAACCCATAGACTGGAGAACGAAAGGAAACTGAGGGAGAGTGAGGAAAAATACAGGTCACTATTTGATCTTTCACCAAACTTTATAGCTCTCATTAATCCTGATGATGGTGTTATACTTGAAGTAAACTCAGCTGTTATCAAAAATCTTGGAATCTCTCCCGAAGAACTGAAAGGAAAATCCATTTATGAACTGGAATTTATATCTGATGAGGTTAAAAATGAATTCAGATCCCGTCTTGCTAAAATTAAAGTTTTTGAGAGTATTGAACCATATGAGACCGTATTACATGATATAAATGGTAAAGAGTACACCGTAATGATATACAGTAAACTCATAAACGCTGAGGGTCGTGATTGTGTCCTTGTTGTCATTAATGATATCTCAGACCTCAAGAGGACACAGAGGATGCTTGAAAAGTCCCTCGAGGAGAAGGAACTCCTCCTCAAGGAGATACACCACCGGGTCAAGAACAACCTGATGATAATCTCAAGCCTCCTCAGCCTCCAGTCAAGGAAGGCCAAGGATGAGGAGACCCTGGACCTCTTCAGGGAGAGTGAAAACAGGGCGAGGTCCATGGCCCTGATCCATGAAAGGCTTTACCGTTCAGGGGATCTCAAAAACATTGATATGGGTGAATACATAAGGACACTCGCATCTGAGGTCTTCAGAAGTTACTCTGCAGATTCCAGGATAAGGCTGAATATGGATGTGGCTGAACTGAAAGTTGACGTAGAGACCGCCATACCTGTTGGCCTCATCGTCAATGAACTTTTAACAAATGCTGTGAAGCATGCCTTCCCTGATGGCGAAGGCACTGTATCTGTATCGGTTAAAAGAAGCAATAACCATGTTCTTATTGAGGTTAGTGATGATGGGGTTGGATTTCCACCGGATCTTGACTGGGAGAGCAGTCCATCCCTTGGCCTCCAGCTTGTAAGGAACCTCACCAATCAGATTGACGGGACTGTAGAGATGATTTCAGATGGGGGCACAACATT